From one Candidatus Chlorobium masyuteum genomic stretch:
- a CDS encoding adenylosuccinate synthase, giving the protein MESKQFITPSQSATVIVGTQFGDEGKGKLVDYLSDKYDIVVRYQGGANAGHTICFDNKTVVLHLIPSGIFNEGCVCVIGNGVVIDPVALLEEIKKVEELGFTVKGRLFISHNAHLIMPYHKLLDSLHETAQGDQKIGTTGRGIGPSYEDKFARKGIRVVDLLNPQVLEEKIRENLAAKNKVFKNIYEKEEVDVEEMVREYQEFDKIIDPYVTNTQLYLNRRLREGKTVLLEGAQGCLLDVDHGTYPYVTSSNPTSGGACTGSGIAPNYIGKVIGISKAYMTRVGNGAFPSELDDETGEQLGRIGHEFGATTGRKRRCGWIDLVALRYSLTVNGVTEIALTKLDVLDTFDEVKVCTSYMLDGKEIHDFPTDHQTLSRVKPVFTTMKGWKASNADARTFSDMQPEAQNYVTFLERELQVPVTFISVGPGRNETVFR; this is encoded by the coding sequence GTGGAATCAAAACAATTCATTACACCGTCCCAGTCTGCAACCGTCATAGTCGGCACACAGTTCGGTGATGAGGGCAAGGGAAAGCTCGTAGACTACCTTTCGGACAAGTACGATATCGTTGTCCGTTACCAGGGTGGGGCAAATGCCGGTCATACCATCTGTTTCGATAATAAAACGGTTGTTCTGCACCTGATACCTTCGGGCATTTTTAACGAAGGGTGTGTCTGTGTTATCGGTAATGGTGTCGTTATTGACCCTGTCGCGCTGCTTGAAGAGATTAAAAAAGTCGAGGAGCTTGGTTTCACCGTTAAAGGGCGGCTGTTTATCAGTCACAATGCCCACCTGATCATGCCTTACCATAAACTGCTTGATTCATTGCACGAAACCGCCCAGGGTGACCAGAAGATCGGTACGACCGGTCGTGGAATCGGACCAAGTTATGAAGACAAGTTTGCCCGCAAAGGCATAAGGGTTGTTGATCTGCTTAATCCGCAGGTGCTTGAGGAGAAGATCCGGGAGAACCTTGCCGCCAAGAACAAGGTGTTCAAAAATATCTATGAAAAGGAGGAGGTAGATGTTGAGGAGATGGTGCGTGAGTATCAGGAGTTCGACAAGATTATCGACCCCTATGTTACCAATACCCAGCTCTACCTGAACCGTCGGCTCAGGGAGGGAAAAACGGTTCTGCTCGAAGGTGCACAAGGGTGCTTGCTCGACGTGGATCACGGAACCTATCCCTATGTGACCTCCTCGAACCCCACATCCGGTGGAGCCTGTACCGGATCCGGCATCGCTCCAAACTATATCGGCAAGGTGATTGGAATCAGCAAGGCATATATGACCAGAGTCGGCAATGGCGCATTCCCCTCTGAACTTGATGATGAGACCGGCGAACAGCTCGGCAGAATCGGTCATGAGTTTGGTGCCACGACAGGACGAAAACGCAGGTGCGGCTGGATTGATCTGGTTGCCCTGCGCTACTCACTAACCGTTAACGGTGTTACTGAAATTGCGCTGACCAAGCTCGATGTACTTGACACTTTTGACGAAGTCAAGGTGTGTACTTCCTATATGCTCGACGGCAAAGAGATCCATGATTTTCCGACCGATCATCAGACTCTTTCAAGAGTAAAGCCGGTTTTTACCACAATGAAGGGGTGGAAAGCTTCAAATGCGGATGCCCGGACATTCTCCGATATGCAGCCTGAAGCACAGAACTATGTCACTTTCCTTGAGCGTGAACTGCAGGTTCCGGTAACCTTTATTTCTGTCGGGCCCGGCCGCAACGAGACTGTTTTCAGATAA
- the yihA gene encoding ribosome biogenesis GTP-binding protein YihA/YsxC — protein MKITSAAFHISVSALSGLPEESTPEIVFAGRSNVGKSTLLNSLTGLKALAKTSSTPGKTRLINYFLINQEFYFVDLPGYGYAAVGQEQKAAWGHLLSSYIEQRRSISLVVLLFDARHPAMESDRAMLGFLEYHERPYGIVLTKFDKLTQKEMVKTRRIMESCAAKAKFIVNYSSFSGKGKSELLAHLDNYIR, from the coding sequence ATGAAGATTACCAGTGCTGCCTTTCACATAAGTGTTTCCGCTCTTTCCGGACTGCCGGAAGAATCCACTCCTGAAATTGTTTTTGCGGGCCGATCCAATGTAGGAAAATCGACCCTTCTCAACTCTCTTACCGGGCTGAAAGCTCTTGCCAAAACCAGCTCAACACCTGGAAAAACAAGACTGATCAACTATTTTCTGATCAACCAGGAGTTTTATTTCGTTGATCTTCCGGGTTATGGGTATGCTGCCGTCGGCCAGGAACAGAAAGCGGCCTGGGGTCATCTGCTCTCCTCATACATAGAGCAGCGCCGGAGTATATCACTGGTCGTTCTGCTCTTCGATGCCCGCCATCCGGCTATGGAGTCTGACCGGGCAATGCTGGGTTTTCTTGAGTATCATGAGCGGCCATATGGTATTGTGCTGACCAAGTTTGACAAGCTGACACAAAAGGAGATGGTAAAGACCCGGCGGATTATGGAAAGTTGCGCGGCGAAAGCCAAATTTATTGTAAATTATTCATCTTTTTCCGGAAAGGGAAAGAGTGAGCTGCTTGCTCATTTAGATAATTATATCCGTTAA
- the cysS gene encoding cysteine--tRNA ligase, whose protein sequence is MSLFIYNSLSRTKEQFEPLHPGFVSIYVCGPTVYGHSHLGHAKSYVSFDVVVRWLRHCGYQVKYVQNITDVGHLTDDADEGEDKIMKQARLEKTDPMEIAQFYTRSFYEDMDRLGILRPNIAPAATAHIPEQIALIERLVETGHAYEVNGNVYFSVESFPGYGRLSGRTDMEAQQSGNRVEVRSEKRHTSDFALWKKAEENHLMKWRSPWGTGYPGWHLECSAMSMKYLGETIDIHGGGMENKFPHHECEIAQAESVTGKPYVRFWMHNNMVTVNGIKMGKSLKNSVNLKELFSTFDPIVIRFFILQSHYRSPLDFSDVAIRASQTGLEKLHETYRRLIETNSGSGMFAVEPYLDRFNEAMNDDFNTPIAVSVLFECAKALNTALDRSEGVSETAREQAGKFLDMAGTEVLGILQPGGRSGDKQSEEAGKALEGVMTLILELRAEARKNKDFALSDKLRDRLLEAGIEIKDTREGATWSAKS, encoded by the coding sequence ATGTCACTCTTCATATACAACTCACTCAGCAGAACCAAAGAGCAGTTTGAACCCCTGCACCCTGGATTCGTCAGCATCTATGTATGCGGACCAACCGTCTATGGCCACTCCCATCTTGGTCATGCAAAAAGCTATGTCTCTTTTGACGTTGTCGTACGCTGGCTGCGTCACTGCGGGTATCAGGTAAAATATGTCCAGAACATCACCGATGTTGGCCACCTGACCGATGACGCCGATGAGGGTGAAGACAAGATCATGAAGCAGGCCCGGCTTGAAAAAACCGACCCCATGGAAATCGCGCAGTTCTATACCCGCAGTTTCTATGAGGATATGGATCGGCTCGGCATTCTCCGGCCCAATATTGCTCCTGCAGCGACCGCCCATATTCCTGAACAGATTGCACTGATTGAGCGCCTGGTGGAAACTGGTCACGCCTATGAGGTCAACGGCAACGTCTACTTCTCCGTAGAGTCGTTTCCCGGATACGGCAGATTATCGGGACGAACCGACATGGAAGCGCAGCAGTCCGGTAACCGGGTGGAAGTGCGCTCTGAAAAACGCCACACATCTGATTTTGCGCTCTGGAAAAAAGCTGAAGAGAACCATCTGATGAAGTGGCGATCCCCCTGGGGTACCGGTTATCCCGGCTGGCACCTTGAGTGTTCGGCCATGTCGATGAAGTATCTCGGCGAAACGATTGACATTCACGGTGGCGGGATGGAAAACAAGTTTCCACACCATGAGTGTGAAATCGCCCAGGCTGAATCTGTCACCGGAAAACCCTACGTCAGGTTCTGGATGCACAACAACATGGTGACGGTCAACGGCATTAAAATGGGTAAATCCCTGAAGAATTCTGTCAACCTGAAGGAGCTCTTTTCAACCTTCGATCCGATTGTCATCAGATTCTTCATCCTGCAGTCGCATTATCGCTCACCCCTCGACTTTTCGGACGTCGCAATCCGCGCTTCGCAAACCGGCCTTGAAAAGCTTCATGAAACCTACCGGCGTCTTATAGAAACAAACTCCGGAAGCGGCATGTTTGCTGTTGAACCTTATCTAGACCGCTTTAACGAAGCGATGAATGATGATTTCAATACTCCTATTGCCGTTTCGGTTCTTTTTGAGTGTGCAAAAGCACTCAATACGGCTCTTGACCGGAGTGAAGGAGTATCGGAAACCGCAAGAGAGCAAGCCGGGAAATTTCTGGATATGGCGGGAACAGAGGTTCTCGGAATCCTGCAGCCCGGAGGCAGGTCCGGTGATAAACAGAGTGAAGAAGCGGGTAAAGCACTTGAGGGGGTTATGACTCTCATTCTTGAGCTTCGTGCAGAAGCCCGAAAAAACAAGGATTTCGCGCTCAGTGACAAACTGCGTGACCGGCTGCTTGAAGCGGGAATCGAAATAAAGGATACCAGGGAAGGTGCTACCTGGTCAGCAAAATCCTGA
- a CDS encoding mannose-1-phosphate guanylyltransferase, which translates to MKDASTHHVFALIMAGGAGRNLWPVSRKKIPKQFLDLFDEGTMIAQTVERIRRSVRDENILVITGENGRKLLLDNPCGILPENIIVEPSSRNTAPCIALGTAHIKKRDPDAITVVIPSDHLVLDEDAFITIVDAGIEMARERNALVTIGINADRPETVYGYIQADEELPLPAALSGGYDFRFFKVKAFAEKPDYTTAVHFLESRDFFWNSGVFIWHIDAIALAFERSMPDLHKDLLNIYHHLGTSEEQKVIEDVYSWIHPVSIDVGVMEKAEEVLMLTGEFGWTDLGSWDEVMKVAGSRALLGEVNSGKSLVQIDCENIYVRKPAGKIVCTIGVSDVIIIDTEDALLVCNKGLSHRVGEVADVLRREGLQQYL; encoded by the coding sequence ATGAAAGACGCTTCGACTCATCATGTATTTGCATTGATAATGGCCGGGGGTGCAGGCAGGAATCTGTGGCCTGTTTCGAGAAAAAAAATCCCAAAGCAGTTTCTTGATCTTTTTGATGAAGGGACCATGATTGCTCAAACGGTTGAGCGAATAAGGCGTTCCGTCAGGGATGAGAATATTCTGGTTATAACCGGAGAAAACGGTCGTAAGCTGCTTTTGGATAATCCATGCGGGATATTGCCTGAAAATATCATTGTTGAGCCTTCAAGCCGTAACACAGCCCCGTGTATAGCACTCGGAACTGCACATATCAAAAAAAGGGATCCCGATGCCATTACGGTGGTAATCCCTTCCGATCATCTTGTTCTTGATGAGGATGCATTTATAACCATTGTTGATGCAGGTATTGAGATGGCGAGAGAAAGAAATGCTCTTGTTACTATTGGCATAAACGCCGACAGGCCTGAAACGGTTTACGGGTATATCCAGGCTGATGAGGAGCTACCGCTTCCGGCGGCATTATCGGGAGGTTATGATTTCAGGTTCTTCAAGGTAAAGGCGTTTGCGGAAAAACCTGATTATACGACGGCGGTTCATTTTCTTGAAAGCAGGGATTTTTTCTGGAACAGCGGGGTCTTTATCTGGCATATCGACGCCATCGCTCTGGCATTTGAACGTTCAATGCCTGATCTCCACAAGGATCTGCTCAATATTTATCATCATCTTGGCACTTCTGAAGAGCAGAAAGTTATAGAGGATGTCTACTCCTGGATTCACCCTGTTTCAATAGATGTGGGAGTTATGGAGAAGGCTGAAGAGGTGTTAATGCTGACCGGTGAGTTTGGCTGGACCGACCTTGGCTCCTGGGATGAGGTGATGAAGGTTGCCGGGAGTCGCGCACTGCTTGGTGAAGTCAACTCCGGGAAAAGTCTGGTGCAGATAGATTGTGAGAATATCTATGTCAGAAAACCGGCGGGCAAGATTGTCTGTACCATAGGAGTCAGTGATGTTATTATTATTGATACAGAGGATGCACTGCTGGTCTGCAACAAAGGGCTCTCTCATCGAGTAGGAGAGGTAGCCGATGTGCTGAGGAGGGAGGGGCTGCAGCAATACCTGTAG
- the rsmG gene encoding 16S rRNA (guanine(527)-N(7))-methyltransferase RsmG, with protein MEQLHDELTTLQALCAEHSIELDTAKLEKLVHYGHLLEEWNLKVNLISRKEDSPVIIKHIFHSILISSYHSFRKEERVLDLGTGGGLPGIPLSIAFPDTRFLLVDATGKKITACQAMIKELGINNAIAMHTRVEELKGVVFDTVLSRQVAPLEQLCRYAARLLKPDGTLICLKGGNLDREISKAIESREKNNGLPLTVELHPISTVSSIFSEKQIVIARR; from the coding sequence ATGGAACAATTGCATGATGAGTTAACAACACTGCAGGCATTATGTGCAGAACACTCTATAGAACTTGATACCGCAAAGCTTGAAAAGCTGGTGCATTACGGCCACCTCCTCGAAGAGTGGAACCTTAAGGTAAACCTGATCAGCCGCAAGGAGGATTCGCCTGTCATCATCAAACATATCTTTCATTCAATTCTGATAAGCAGCTATCACTCGTTCAGAAAGGAGGAGAGAGTGCTTGATCTCGGCACAGGAGGGGGGCTGCCGGGAATACCTCTCTCAATTGCATTTCCCGATACCCGATTTCTGCTTGTTGATGCAACAGGTAAAAAAATCACAGCCTGCCAGGCTATGATCAAGGAGCTTGGCATCAACAATGCCATAGCGATGCATACCAGGGTGGAGGAGCTGAAAGGGGTTGTATTCGATACCGTACTCTCAAGACAAGTTGCACCTCTTGAGCAACTTTGCCGGTATGCAGCAAGATTGTTGAAGCCCGATGGCACGCTTATCTGCCTGAAGGGCGGAAACCTCGACAGGGAAATTTCCAAGGCAATCGAGTCGAGGGAAAAGAACAACGGGTTGCCGTTGACCGTAGAGCTTCACCCGATCAGCACCGTCAGCTCAATTTTCTCGGAAAAACAAATAGTCATTGCCCGGAGATAG
- the rplQ gene encoding 50S ribosomal protein L17: MRKVKPARKLGRTAAHRKATLSNLSTQLFLHKRIETTEAKAKELRRVAEKLITKARVGTVHAQREIFKDIRDKQVIRILFEEIVAKVGTRNGGYTRVIKLAPRFGDAAKMAVIELVDYVEAYPAAPKAGKQDRAKRVKGSKKTEETAAAATA; the protein is encoded by the coding sequence ATGCGTAAAGTTAAGCCGGCAAGAAAACTCGGAAGAACCGCTGCCCATAGAAAGGCGACGCTCAGCAACCTGTCGACACAGCTGTTCCTCCACAAGCGTATTGAGACGACTGAGGCAAAGGCAAAGGAGTTGCGCCGCGTAGCAGAAAAGCTCATTACCAAAGCTCGTGTTGGTACTGTTCATGCACAGCGCGAAATCTTCAAGGATATCCGCGACAAGCAGGTAATAAGAATTCTTTTCGAAGAGATTGTTGCCAAAGTCGGCACTCGTAACGGTGGATATACAAGGGTTATCAAACTTGCTCCCCGTTTTGGTGATGCAGCAAAAATGGCCGTTATCGAGCTTGTTGATTATGTGGAAGCCTATCCCGCAGCCCCAAAAGCAGGCAAGCAGGATCGTGCAAAACGTGTTAAAGGCTCCAAGAAGACAGAAGAAACAGCAGCAGCAGCAACAGCCTGA
- a CDS encoding DNA-directed RNA polymerase subunit alpha — MIYQMQMPAKIEVDEANHTDSFGRFIAQPLERGYGVTLGNVMRRVLLASLPGTAITGLKIDGVFHEFAAVDGVREDVPEIVLNLKRVRFKSTCKRNCKTTLAIVGPKEFTAGDIIAQEGEFEVLNKDMHIATVNAGATLKIDLYVGRGRGYVPAEENRPEGMPIGYIAIDAIYTPIRNVRFTVENTRVGQRTDYEKMILDVETDGSVTPDDSISLAGKIITDHVTFFANFSPTEEEFTEEEFKQQDDEFETMRRLLHTKIEDLDLSVRSHNCLRLAEIDTIGDLVSRKEDELLNYKNFGKKSLTELKEQLEKFDLKFGMDITKYQMK, encoded by the coding sequence ATGATATACCAGATGCAGATGCCTGCAAAAATAGAGGTTGACGAAGCCAATCATACTGACAGTTTCGGCAGGTTCATCGCTCAGCCGCTCGAGCGCGGTTACGGCGTTACCCTTGGGAACGTTATGAGACGGGTTCTGCTTGCCTCACTTCCGGGAACTGCAATTACAGGTCTGAAAATAGATGGCGTTTTTCATGAGTTTGCCGCAGTTGATGGCGTTCGCGAGGATGTGCCTGAAATTGTGCTGAATCTCAAGAGGGTTCGTTTCAAGTCCACCTGTAAAAGAAACTGCAAGACCACGCTGGCCATTGTCGGTCCAAAGGAGTTTACGGCCGGTGATATTATTGCCCAGGAAGGCGAGTTTGAGGTGCTGAACAAGGATATGCATATTGCTACGGTCAATGCCGGTGCAACCCTGAAAATCGACCTTTATGTTGGACGTGGACGTGGTTATGTACCTGCTGAGGAGAACAGACCCGAAGGAATGCCTATTGGATATATTGCTATTGATGCCATTTACACTCCGATCAGAAATGTCAGGTTTACCGTTGAGAATACCCGTGTAGGCCAGCGTACTGATTATGAGAAGATGATTCTTGATGTTGAAACCGATGGCTCCGTAACCCCTGATGACTCTATCAGTCTTGCCGGCAAGATCATCACTGATCATGTCACCTTTTTTGCGAATTTCTCGCCAACAGAAGAGGAGTTTACCGAAGAGGAGTTCAAACAGCAGGATGATGAGTTTGAGACCATGCGCAGACTGCTGCACACCAAGATCGAAGACCTTGACCTTTCGGTACGTTCACATAACTGCCTGAGGCTTGCTGAAATCGATACCATCGGTGATCTGGTTTCACGCAAGGAGGATGAGTTGCTCAACTACAAGAACTTCGGCAAGAAATCCCTGACGGAACTGAAGGAGCAGCTTGAAAAGTTTGACCTGAAATTTGGTATGGATATTACCAAGTATCAGATGAAGTAG
- the rpsD gene encoding 30S ribosomal protein S4, with protein MARFRGSITKVSRRLGVALTPKAEKYLERRPFPPGQHGQSRKGKVSEYALQLREKQKMKYIYGILEKQFRNYFMKAASQRGVTGDNLVKLIERRFDNVVFRSGFAPSRAGARQLVTHGHLLINGKKVNIPSYLVSPGDLIEFRQRSKNMDAVTDSLNKAPESRIPTWIQVDKANQKSVFLSIPERVEIQEPYNEQLVVELYSK; from the coding sequence ATGGCAAGATTCAGAGGTTCGATAACAAAAGTATCACGCAGGTTGGGAGTAGCACTTACACCCAAGGCTGAAAAATATCTCGAAAGACGTCCGTTTCCTCCAGGACAGCACGGTCAGTCCCGGAAAGGGAAAGTATCTGAGTATGCTCTGCAGCTTAGAGAAAAGCAGAAGATGAAGTATATTTACGGAATTCTTGAGAAGCAGTTCCGCAATTACTTCATGAAGGCGGCATCACAGAGAGGTGTAACCGGTGATAACCTTGTCAAGCTTATTGAAAGACGTTTTGATAACGTTGTATTCCGTAGCGGATTTGCTCCTTCCCGAGCAGGTGCGCGTCAGCTTGTGACACATGGCCATCTTTTGATTAACGGCAAGAAGGTGAACATACCGTCCTATCTTGTCTCGCCCGGCGATTTGATTGAATTCCGTCAGAGAAGCAAGAATATGGATGCCGTAACGGATTCGCTCAATAAAGCACCGGAGTCACGTATTCCAACATGGATACAGGTAGACAAGGCTAATCAGAAGTCGGTGTTCCTGAGCATACCAGAGAGAGTGGAAATACAGGAGCCCTATAACGAACAGTTGGTGGTTGAGCTGTATTCCAAGTGA
- the rpsK gene encoding 30S ribosomal protein S11, which yields MATISRKKKKVKVTPEGAVHIKASFNNIMVTITDLQGNTVSWSSAGKNGFKGSKKNTPYASQITSEAAAKEAYDLGMRHVNVFIKGPGAGRDAAIRALQGAGLDVRTIKDITPLPHNGCRPPKRRRV from the coding sequence ATGGCTACAATAAGCAGGAAGAAAAAGAAAGTCAAGGTTACCCCGGAAGGCGCCGTACACATCAAGGCATCTTTTAATAATATTATGGTAACCATTACCGATCTTCAGGGCAACACCGTTTCCTGGTCGAGTGCCGGTAAGAACGGGTTCAAAGGGTCAAAAAAGAATACCCCTTATGCATCCCAGATTACATCGGAAGCCGCAGCAAAGGAAGCTTATGACCTTGGTATGAGGCATGTCAATGTCTTTATCAAAGGCCCGGGTGCCGGACGTGATGCAGCGATCAGAGCGTTACAGGGAGCAGGTCTTGATGTGCGTACCATCAAGGATATCACTCCGCTTCCTCATAATGGATGTCGGCCTCCCAAACGCAGAAGGGTCTGA
- the rpsM gene encoding 30S ribosomal protein S13 yields the protein MRIAGVNLPLNKHAVIALTHVYGIGRVSAENILQRAGIAPDRKISELNDEEAHAIREIIAESYKVEGQARGEQQLAVKRLMDIGCYRGLRHRRSLPVRGQRTSTNARTRKGKRKTVAGKKKAAKK from the coding sequence ATGAGGATAGCTGGGGTAAATTTGCCGTTAAACAAACATGCGGTTATCGCTTTAACGCACGTTTATGGTATAGGGAGAGTGTCAGCGGAGAACATTTTGCAGAGAGCAGGTATTGCTCCTGACCGCAAGATCTCTGAGCTGAATGATGAAGAAGCGCATGCGATAAGAGAAATTATTGCTGAGAGTTACAAGGTAGAAGGGCAGGCTCGCGGTGAGCAGCAGCTCGCTGTAAAGCGCCTTATGGATATCGGTTGTTACCGTGGTCTGCGTCATCGTCGTTCGTTGCCTGTTCGCGGTCAGAGAACGTCCACAAATGCAAGGACCAGAAAAGGTAAGCGCAAGACCGTAGCCGGCAAGAAAAAGGCGGCCAAGAAGTAG
- the rpmJ gene encoding 50S ribosomal protein L36, translated as MKIYSSIKKRCEHCRIIKRKGKRFVICKVNPSHKQRQG; from the coding sequence ATGAAAATATATTCTTCTATTAAGAAACGTTGCGAGCACTGCCGCATTATCAAGCGCAAAGGTAAGAGATTTGTGATTTGCAAAGTGAATCCAAGCCATAAGCAGCGCCAGGGTTGA
- the infA gene encoding translation initiation factor IF-1 produces the protein MAKEEAIEIEGVILEALPNAQFKVKLENSLEVLAHVSGKIRMHYIRILPGDKVKVQISPYDISKGRITYRYK, from the coding sequence TTGGCCAAGGAAGAAGCAATAGAGATTGAAGGCGTAATTCTGGAGGCGCTTCCAAATGCGCAGTTCAAGGTAAAGCTTGAAAACAGTCTTGAAGTCCTGGCGCATGTTTCCGGAAAAATCAGGATGCACTATATCAGGATTCTGCCCGGTGACAAGGTGAAAGTACAGATATCTCCATACGATATATCAAAAGGACGGATCACCTATCGATACAAATAA
- the map gene encoding type I methionyl aminopeptidase yields the protein MITIKSEREIELMRESGALVAKALDLLEREIQPGMTTKQLDAMAEEFIRDHNGVPSFLNYAPKGDPDVTPYPATLCVSINEEVVHGVPSQKRVVREGDIVSVDCGAYKGGYHGDAARTFVLGVIDEKVQQLVDVTRECLERGIAMAVTGNRLHDISSAIEDYARSFGFSVIENMVGHGIGSELHEDPAVPNYGKKHTGVPLREGMTLAIEPMIALGRSRKAVSRRGGWVAVTEDGKHAAHFEHTIVVRPGKAEVLTRTFLNAEEA from the coding sequence ATGATCACGATTAAAAGCGAACGCGAAATTGAGTTGATGAGAGAGTCCGGAGCCCTTGTGGCAAAAGCTCTTGATCTTCTTGAGCGGGAAATACAGCCGGGAATGACCACCAAGCAGCTTGATGCTATGGCGGAGGAGTTTATCAGGGATCATAATGGAGTGCCAAGCTTTCTCAATTATGCTCCGAAAGGCGATCCCGATGTGACCCCCTATCCGGCAACGCTTTGTGTATCGATCAATGAAGAGGTTGTTCACGGAGTACCAAGCCAGAAGCGTGTAGTAAGGGAGGGTGATATTGTCTCGGTTGACTGTGGTGCCTATAAGGGTGGCTATCACGGAGATGCCGCAAGAACATTTGTGCTTGGCGTTATTGACGAGAAGGTACAGCAGCTTGTAGATGTTACCAGGGAGTGCCTTGAACGGGGGATTGCCATGGCAGTAACGGGTAACCGTCTTCATGATATCTCATCAGCTATTGAGGATTATGCCCGTTCATTCGGGTTCAGTGTTATAGAGAATATGGTCGGGCACGGCATTGGCAGTGAATTGCACGAGGATCCGGCTGTACCGAATTATGGAAAGAAGCATACCGGAGTGCCGCTTCGTGAAGGCATGACACTGGCTATTGAACCGATGATCGCCCTCGGCCGGTCACGCAAAGCTGTCAGCCGCAGGGGTGGATGGGTTGCTGTGACAGAGGATGGAAAGCACGCAGCACATTTTGAACATACGATAGTTGTCAGGCCGGGAAAAGCAGAAGTGCTGACCCGCACTTTTCTCAATGCTGAAGAGGCTTGA
- the secY gene encoding preprotein translocase subunit SecY, giving the protein MKLTESISNINKIPELRQRILYTLLLLFVYRLGSHITIPGVDASAVSGASQAHSNDLFGLFDLFVGGAFARASIFSLGIMPYISASIIVQLLGAVTPYFQKLQKEGEDGRQKISQMTRYGTVLIAALQSWGVSVSLSSPSSFGKIVVPDPGIFFTITAVILLTSATVFVMWLGEKITERGIGNGISLIIMIGILARFPQALVAEFRSVSLGSKNWIIEIIILAMMAAIVAFVVVLTVGTRRIPVQHAKRVVGRKVYGGSTQYIPMRINTAGVMPIIFAQSIMFLPGTFVSFFPDSEVMQKIATVFAYDSWWYALMFGTMIVFFTYFYTAIAFNPKEVADTMRRQGGFIPGVRPGKGTAEFIDNILTRITLPGAISLAIIAILPTFLTKFGNVTPGFAQFFGGTSLLIIVGVGLDTLQQVESHLLMRHYDGFMKSGKTRGRQGR; this is encoded by the coding sequence ATGAAGCTTACTGAAAGTATAAGCAACATAAATAAAATCCCTGAACTTCGTCAGAGGATCCTTTATACGCTTCTTCTGTTATTTGTTTACAGGCTTGGATCTCACATTACTATTCCCGGTGTAGATGCGTCTGCTGTATCAGGCGCATCACAAGCCCACTCCAACGATCTCTTCGGACTCTTTGATCTTTTTGTAGGCGGTGCTTTCGCAAGGGCATCGATCTTCTCTCTCGGCATTATGCCGTACATTTCAGCATCGATTATTGTTCAGCTTCTCGGTGCGGTTACCCCTTATTTCCAGAAACTGCAGAAAGAGGGAGAGGATGGGCGCCAGAAAATCAGCCAGATGACAAGATACGGCACAGTTCTGATTGCAGCACTTCAGTCATGGGGTGTCAGCGTGAGCCTCTCCAGTCCGTCATCATTCGGAAAGATAGTTGTTCCGGATCCCGGTATTTTCTTTACCATAACCGCAGTTATTCTTCTTACATCAGCAACGGTTTTTGTGATGTGGCTCGGTGAGAAGATTACTGAACGTGGTATTGGTAACGGCATATCGCTCATTATCATGATCGGTATTCTTGCCAGATTTCCACAAGCGCTTGTTGCAGAGTTCCGTTCAGTATCGCTCGGAAGCAAGAACTGGATTATTGAAATCATCATTCTTGCCATGATGGCCGCCATCGTGGCTTTTGTTGTTGTCCTTACCGTTGGAACCCGGCGCATTCCTGTTCAGCATGCAAAGCGTGTTGTCGGGCGCAAGGTTTATGGCGGAAGCACACAGTATATACCCATGAGGATCAATACCGCCGGAGTCATGCCGATCATTTTCGCCCAGTCGATTATGTTCCTTCCCGGAACCTTTGTCTCTTTCTTTCCTGACAGTGAGGTCATGCAGAAAATTGCCACGGTATTTGCCTATGATTCCTGGTGGTATGCACTCATGTTTGGTACCATGATTGTTTTCTTTACCTATTTTTATACAGCTATAGCGTTCAACCCCAAGGAGGTTGCCGATACCATGCGTCGCCAGGGAGGTTTCATTCCCGGTGTACGGCCCGGAAAAGGCACGGCTGAGTTTATTGATAATATCCTCACCCGTATTACTCTGCCTGGTGCCATATCGCTTGCAATTATCGCTATTCTTCCGACTTTTCTTACAAAGTTCGGTAACGTGACACCCGGATTCGCACAGTTTTTCGGCGGTACAAGTCTTTTGATTATTGTCGGTGTCGGACTTGATACTCTCCAGCAGGTTGAAAGCCATCTGCTCATGCGTCATTATGACGGCTTCATGAAGTCAGGTAAAACCCGCGGACGACAGGGCAGGTAA